GCCGCCGACCCCGAAATGCACTATGCCGACCGAGATTTCGGAGCGGTCGTAGGTGGGCTTGGCAATGTCGAGTTGTGCCAGGGCGGAGTTGTCGAGCTTCATGACACGGTCACCACCGTCTTGACGCTACCGGGTGTGCGGTCGGCGTCCAGTGCCTCGGCGGTGCTCTCCAGCGGGAACCGCGCGGTCACCATCGCGTCGAGGTCGACGCGCCCGGACTCGACCAGTGCGATCGCGGTCGGCCAGGTGTTGGCGTAGCGGAACACGCCGGTGAGCACCAGTTCCCGGTTCTGGATCACCTGCACCGGCAATTCCATGTTCTCGGCGCCCAACCCGACGAGCACCACGTTGCCCGCCGGCCGCACGGCGCGGATTCCGTCGGCGACCGCCGACTGCGCCCCGGACGCGTCGATGAACGCATCGACCCCGAGGTCGGGCAGCGGGCCCGCGGTCGGGTCCAGCACCTCGGTCGCGCCGAACGACAGCGCCCGGTCACGCCGGGCTGCGTCGGGGTCGCTGACGATGATGTCGGTGGCCCCGTAGGCCCGCGCGACCTGGGTGAGCACGATGCCGATCGGACCGGCCCCGGCGATCAGGACCCGGGATCTGCCGTCGACACCCGCCTTGCGGATCGAGGCGATCCCGACCGACAGCGGTTCGCACAGCGCGGCGGCCTCGTCGGTCATGGTGTCCGGTATCGGATGGGCGAACTCGGCGCCGATCGTCACGTAGTCGCTCAGCGCGCCGTCGACGGGAGGGGTCGCGAAGAACCGCATGTGCGGGCACAGGTTGTAGTGCCCGCGCCGGGTCTCCTCGCTGTCGGGGTCGGGCCGTTGCGGTTCGATCGAGACCCGCTGGCCGACCCGCGCCGGGTCGACTCCGGCGCCGACGTCGACGATCGTGCCCGCTGCCTCGTGGCCGAGCACCAGCGGCGCGGTCACGACGAAGTCGCCGATCCGGCCGTGCCGGTAGTAGTGCGTGTCCGATCCGCAAACCCCCACCGACGACACCCGGATCAGCACGTCACCGGGGTCGGGCCGGGGGACCGGCCGGTCCTGCAGTTCGATTCGGCCAGGTTCGACGAGGACCGCGGCCCGCATGCGGGTGTCCGGCAAAGGTGTTGTGTGCGTCACATTCACCATGCTAACGTCATGAGCATCTACTCGCACCCCTGAGCATATGCTCAGCCGAGGAGGGTCAGTGACACGGTCGAACGGCGAAGTTGCCGGGGCGGTCGCCAGGAGCGGCTCGACGCCCGACGACATCCGGCTGGCCCTGCGGGCAGCGACCATGTACTACCTCGACGGGCTGACGCAGGCCGAGATCGCGTCGCGGCTCGGCGTCTCGCGACCCACCGCCGGGCGCCTGGTCGCCCGCGCGAAGGCCAAGGGGCTCGTGCGTATCGAGGTGGCCGTCCCGCCGGAGATGACCGAGGACCTGCACGCCGAGGAGGAACGCGAGCTCGAGCGGCGGTTCGGGCTGACCGAGGCGGTGGTGGCCGGCCACGGCGTGGAGATCGGCGCACCCGGCCGGCCCGCGTCGTACGCCAGCGTCGGGCGTGCCGCCGCCGCCCTGCTGATGCGCCGGCTGTCTCCCGACGATGTGCTCGGGTTCACCTGGGGGCCCGAGCAGGTCGCGGTGGCCAGCGCGCTGACGCCCGGCGTGGCCAGTTGCCGGGCGGTGGTGCAACTCGACGGCGCCATGTCGACGGCGGCATACCAGACCGGCACCGAGTTCATCCTCACCCGTGCCGGTGACACGTTGCGGGCCACGACATTACGGCTGCCAGCGCCGCTGTACGCCGACCCGTCGACGGTGGCGTCGATGCGCAACGACTCGGTCATCTCCCGCACGTTGGAAGCGGGCAGGCACGCCGACCTGATGCTTTTCGGGGTGGGCGCGGTGTCGACGTCGACGACGCTGTTCGAGGGCAGCTTCCTCGACACCCGCATGCTCGACGAGTTGGTGTCGCTCGGCGCGGTCGGCGAGATCGGCGGCCGGTTCTTCGACGCGCACGGCGCGCCGGTCGTCACCGAGCTGCAGCAGCGGGCCGTCTCGGTGCCGCTGGAAGACATCCGCAACTGCGACAAGACGCTGCTGATCTCGAGCGGCGCCACGAAGTATCACGCCACGCTCGGCGCCCTGCGCGGCAAGCTGGCCAAGCTGCTGGTGTGTGACATCGATTGTGCCCATTGGCTGTTGAGCCAGTGATACGCACAGTGAAAGGTGAGGTGAAGTGAGAGCACTACGAAGACTGGCCGCGGGTCTGGCCACCGTGGGGTTGACGCTGACCGCCGGTTGTTCGGGTGCGGGCAGCTTGGGCGCCTCTGACAACGAGGTCACGATCGCCATGGTGTCGAACTCGCAGATGACCGACGCCAGGGACCTGTCGTCGGAGTTCGAGGCCGCCAACCCGGGGACGAAGCTCAAGTTCGTCACGCTCTCGGAGAACCAGGCGCGCGCCAAGATCACGATGTCGGCGGCGATGGGCGGCAGTGAGTTCGACGTCGTGATGATCAGCAACTTCGAGACCCCGCAGTGGGCGAAAGACGGTTGGCTGCGCAACCTCTCGGAGTATGCCGCGCAGACTCCCGGCTACGACGAGGGCGACTTCATCTCCTCGCTGCGCGAATCGCTGTCCTACGAGGGCGACATGTATTCGGTGCCGTTCTACGGCGAGTCGTCGTTCCTGATGTACCGCAAGGACCTGTTCGAGCAGGCCGGCATCACTGTCGACCAGTCGCCGGACTACCAGCCCACCTGGCAGGAGGTCGCCCAGTGGGCGGACACCCTCAAGACCGACGACCGGGCCGGAATCTGCCTGCGCGGCAAGCCCGGCTGGGGTGAGGTGCTCGCACCGCTGGACACGGTGATCAACACGTTCGGCGGGCGCTGGTTCGACGAGCAGTGGAACGCGCAGCTGAACAGTCCCAAGGTGCGCGAGGCAGTGAACTTCTACGTCGACCTGGTCAAGCGCTCGGGCGAACTCGGCGCGGCCGCAACGGGTTTCCAGGAGTGCGCCAACCTGTTCGGCCAGGGGCAGACGGCCATGTGGTACGACGCGACCTCGGCGGTGTCGGTGCTCGAGGACCCGCAGGAGTATCCCGAACTGGTCGGCAAGATCGGCTACCTGCCGGCGCCCATCGTCGAGAAGCCGAACTCCGGCTGGCTCTACACCTGGGCGTTGGGCATCCCGAAGGCGGCGAAGAACCCCGACGGCGCCTGGAAGTTCATCTCGTGGATGACGAGCAAGGACTACATGAAGCTGGTGGGCGAGAAGCTCGGCTGGGCGCGGGTGCCACCGGGCAGCCGGACCTCGACGTACACCGAACTGCCCGAGTACGAGAAGATCTCGCAGTCCTACGGGCCGTTGACGTTGCGCTCGATCGAATCGGCCACGCCGGATCAACCGACCGTACAACCCGTGCCCTACACCGGGATTCAGTTCGTCGGCATCCCCGAGTTCCAGGATCTGGGCACCCGGGTGAGCCAGCAGATCAGCGCCGCGATCGCCGGTCAGAAGTCCGTCGACGAAGCGCTCGACCAGGCCCAGCAGTACGCCGAGGTCGTCGGCCGCACCTATCAGGAGAAGTGATGACCGTAACCGCTGACACCAAGGCCGATGCCGGCGAACTCGCGGCGGCCGAACGGGTCCGAAAAATCCGCGAGGCGCAGAGCGTCGGCGTGAGCCGCGCCGAGGCGTGGCGCCGCCGTGGACCGCTGCTGCCCGCGCTGATCTTCATGATCATCGTCACGCAGATCCCGTTCCTGTTCACGCTCTACTACTCGACGCTGTCGTGGAACCTGGTGCGGCCCGGCTCGCGTGAGTTCGTCGGGCTGCAGAACTACGTCACGGTCGCCAAGGACAGCCAGTTCTGGACCGTCGCGTTCAACACGGTGGTCCTGATCGTCGGCGTGGTGCTGCTGTCGGCGTTCTTCGGCCTGTTGCTGGCGCTGCTGCTGGACCGCGCCTTCCTCGGCCGTGGCATCGTGCGGACCCTGCTGATCACCCCGTTCCTCGTCACACCCGTTGCCGCCGCGCTGATCTGGAAGACCACGATCCTCGATCCCAACAACGGCATCCTCAACTGGGTGCTGTCGCTGGTCGGGATCGGCAAGGTCGACTGGATCGGGCAGTTCCCGCTGGCGATGGTGATGGTCGAACTGATCTGGCAGTGGACGCCGTTCATGATGCTGTTGATCCTCGCCGGCCTCCAGTCGATGCCTCGCGACATCCTGGAGGCCGGTCGAGTCGACGGTGCCGGCGCGTTCGCGCTCTTCCGGGAGCTGACGCTGCCGCACCTTCGGCGCTTCATCGAACTGGGGGTCGTCCTCGGTGCGATCTACCTGATGAACACCTTCGACGCGATCTACATGATGACGCAGGGCGGACCGGGCATCGCGAGCGCGAACCTGCCGTTCTACATCTACCAACGCGCGTTCCTGGGCTTCGACATGGGCCAGGCGGCGGCGATGGGCGTCGTGGTGGTCATCTTCACGATCATCATCGCCAACTTCGCTCTGCGACTGATCTTCAAATCGTTCACCGGCAAGGAAGAGGCGGCCTAGAGATGACTACCCACCCCGTTGTTGGGAGCACCGAGAAGACAACGGCGGCAGCCGAACCAGTTGCCAAGCCCAAGAAGAAGTCCGGCAAGTTCTCCGTGTGGGGAGTGGTGGCCTGGCTCGTCGGGCTCGGGTTCTTCTTCCCCGTGTTCTGGATGATCCTGACGTCGTTCAAACAGGAGGGTGACGCGGCGACCAGCCCGCCGAAACTGTTCTTCACCCCGACGCTGGACCAGTACGGCGCGGTGTTCGACCAGGGCATCGGGCCGTCGATGCTGAACTCGTTGTTCGCCACCGGGTTGTCGACGATTCTGGTACTGCTGCTGGGGACACCCGCGGCGTTCGCGCTGTCGCTGCGCCCGGTGCGCAAGACCCAGGACGCGTTGTTCTTCTTCATGAGCACGAAGATGCTGCCGATCGTGGCGGTGATCCTGCCGCTGTACGTGATCGTGTCGAATATCGGTTTGCTGGACAACATCTGGGCGCTGGTCGTGCTGTACACGGCGATGAACCTGCCGATCGCGGTGTGGATGATGCGGTCGTTCTTCCTCGAGGTGCCCGGCGAACTGCTGGAGGCGGCCAGCCTGGACGGCGCGAGCCTGTGGCGGTCGGTGCGCGAGGTGATCCTGCCGCTGGTGTCGCCCGGCATCGCGGCGACCGCGCTGATCTGCGTGATCTTCGCGTGGAACGAGTTCTTCTTCGCGGTCAACCTGACCGCGGTGAACGCTCAGACGATGCCCGTCTACCTCGTCGGCTTCATCGCCGGTGAAGGTCAGTACTGGGCGGTGCTGTCGGCGGCCGCCACCATGGCCGCGCTGCCCGTGATCCTGTGCGGGTGGATTGCCCAGAACAAGCTGGTGCGCGGACTGTCGTTCGGCGCGATCAAGTAGAGGAGTCAACTCACAATGGCATCAATCACGTACAACAACGCGTCGTGCATCTACGAGGGCTCGGACAAGCTCGCGGTCGACTCGCTCAACCTCGACATCGCCGACGGTGAGTTCATCGTCCTGGTCGGCCCGTCCGGGTCGGGCAAGAGCACCGCGCTGCGGATGCTGGCCGGGCTCGAGGAGATCGACGAGGGCACCATCGAGATCGGCGGCAAGAACATGGTCGGCGTGCCCTCCAAGGACCGCGACATCGCGATGGTGTTCCAGAACTACGCGCTGTACCCGAACAAGACCGTCGCGGAGAACATGGGTTTCGCACTCAAGCTGCGCGGCGTGCCCGCCGATGAGCGGCGCCGCAAGGTCGAGGAGGCCGCCAAGATCCTCGACCTCACCGAATTCCTGGACCGCAAGCCGGCCAAGCTGTCGGGTGGTCAGCGTCAGCGCGTGGCGATGGGCCGCGCGATCGTGCGCGAACCGCAGGTGTTCTGCATGGACGAGCCGCTGTCGAACCTCGACGCCAAGCTGCGCGTGCAGACCCGCACGCAGATCGCCGCGCTGCAGCGCCGGCTGGGTACCACGACGGTGTACGTCACCCACGACCAGGTCGAGGCGATGACGATGGGCGATCGGGTGGCCGTGCTGCGGTTCGGCAAGCTGCAGCAGTTCGCCTCGCCGAACGATCTGTACGACAAGCCCGCCAACGCGTTCGTCGCCGGGTTCATCGGCTCGCCCGCGATGAATCTGGTGACGCTGCCGATCGCGCCGGACGGCGTCAAGGTCGGCGACTCGACGCTCGAACTCGAGCGCGACCAGCTCACCAAGCTCAGCGAGGCCGGCCTGTCGGAGGTCACCTTCGGCATCCGGCCCGAGCAGCTGGAGATCACCGAGTCCGGCGGCGTCGAGGTCGTCGTCGACCTGGTCGAGGACCTGGGCAGCGAGGCCTACGTGTACACCCATGCCGGGTCCGGCGTCGAACTGGTCGCGCGCTGCAATCCGCGCAGCGCGCCGCGACTGGCCGACACGGTGCGGGTGCGCAGGCACCCTGAAGGTGCGGTGCACCTGTTCCACCCGGAGACCGGGGAGCGCATCAACTAGTTCCCGCGCGCCGAACGGCCAGTTATCGCGCGGTAAGACACGGAAAACGTCGCGTAACTGGCCGCTCGGGGCTCAGTCGTTGATGGCGGCGACGCTGCCGGGCGTCAGGCCACTCGGCAGGTTCGGGTCCAGCCCCGAGCCGTGGGTGAACTCCTGATGCGCCATCGGTCGGCAGTTGTTGTCCATCGGCGTCTGGTCGCCGGAGCAGTACGGCACCAGGTCCTCCGGGTCGGCCGCGGCGTGCGGCGCCGCGACCACCGAGACCAGCGCGATCAGCACCGCCGCGATCACTCTCACCACGGATTCACGCTATCAGCGGGTATACGTTCACACTGTGGATCGTTTCGGCCGGGTCAAGCTGACCAACCCGGACAAGGTGCTGTACCCGGCGACCGGCACCACCAAGGCGGAGGTGTTCGACTACTACGTCAACGTCGCCGCGGCGATGGTGCCGCACATCGCGGGCCGGGCGTGCACCCGCAAGCGGTGGCCCAACGGTGTCGAGGAGTCCTCGTTCTTCGAGAAGCAGCTCGCGTCGTCGGCGCCGGACTGGCTGGAGCGCGGGTCGATCACGCACAAGTCCGGCACCACCACCTATCCGATCATCAACAGCGCCGAGGCCTTGGCGTGGATCGCGCAGCAGGCGTCGCTGGAAGTGCATGTGCCGCAATGGCGTTTCGTCAAGACGTGGAGCCGCGACGGCGGCGCCGAGCAGACGCCGGGACTGGCCACCCGCGTGGTGTTCGATCTGGACCCCGGTGAAGGGGTCACGTTCCGGCAGCTCTGCGAGGTGGCACACGAGGTCCGTGAGCTGATCACCGGCATCGGGCTCACCACGTTCCCGTTGACCAGCGGCAGCAAGGGCCTGCACCTGTACGTGCCGCTGGAGAAGCCGATCAGCTCGAGCGGCGCGTCGGTGCTGGCTCGCCGCATCGCGGTCCAGTTGGAGAAGGCCATGCCCAAGCGGGTGACGGCCACCATGACCAAGAGCCTGCGCACCGGCAAGGTGTTCGTCGACTGGAGCCAGAACAACGGCAACAAGACGACCATCGCCCCGTATTCACTGCGCGGCCGCGATGAGCCGACGGTCGCGGCGCCGCGCACCTGGGACGAGATCGAAGACCCCGACCTGAGGCATCTGCGCTTCGACGAGGTGCTCGAGCGCCTCGACCGCGACGGGGACCTGTTGGCCGACATGGACGCCGACGCACCGGTCGCCGACGCGCTGTCGACGTACCGCAGCATGCGCGATGCCGGCAAGACGCCCGAGCCGGTGCCGAACACCGCGCCGATCACCGGCAACGACGACTTCTTCGTCATCCAGGAGCACCACGCCCGCCGGCTGCACTACGACTTCCGGCTGGAACGCGATGGGGTGCTGGTCAGTTGGGCGATCCCGAAGAACCTGCCGGACACCCCGTCGGTCAACCATCTGGCCGTGCACACCGAGGACCACCCGCTCGAATACGGCACCTTCGAAGGTGAGATCCCCCGAGGCGAGTACGGCGGCGGCAAGGTGATCGTCTGGGATTCGGGCACCTACGAGGCCGAGAAGTTCCGCGACCCGGGAGTCAACGACGAAAAGCCGCTCGACCGCAACGGGCCCGACAAGGGCGAGGTGATCATCACGCTGCACGGCAAGAAGGTCACCGGCCGCTACGCGCTGATCCAGACGAACGGCAAGAACTGGATCGCGCACCGCACCAAGGAACAGCCGGGGCCCGCGACCGTCGGCGATCTCCAGCCCATGCTCGCCACCGAGGGCTCGATCGCCAAGCTGAAGGCCACGCAGTGGGCGTTCGAAGGCAAGTGGGACGGGTACCGCGTGTTGCTCGAGGCCCGCCACGGCGAGCTCAGCCTGCGCTCCCGGCGGGGCCGCGACGTCACCGCCGAGTTCCCGCAATTCGCCGCTCTGGCAGCCGATCTCGCCGACCACCACGTGATCCTGGACGGTGAGGCGGTGGCGCTCGACCAGAACGGCGTGCCCAGCTTCTCGGAGATCCAGAACCGCGCGCGCTCCACGCGCGTCGAGTACTGGGCCTTCGACATCCTGCACCTCGACGGGCGATCGCTGCTCAAGGCCAAGTACTCCGACCGTCGCCGACTGCTGGAGGCGCTCGCCGAGGGCGGCGGTGTGATCGTCAAGGACACGCTGCCCGGCGACGGCCCGGATGCGCTGGAATACGCACGCGCACAACGGTGGGAGGGTGTGGTCGCCAAGAAACGCGACTCGACCTACCAGCCGGGGCGGCGGTCGTCGTCGTGGATCAAGGACAAGCTGTGGAACACCCAGGAGGTCGTCATCGGCGGTT
The window above is part of the Mycolicibacterium rutilum genome. Proteins encoded here:
- a CDS encoding carbohydrate ABC transporter permease, whose amino-acid sequence is MTVTADTKADAGELAAAERVRKIREAQSVGVSRAEAWRRRGPLLPALIFMIIVTQIPFLFTLYYSTLSWNLVRPGSREFVGLQNYVTVAKDSQFWTVAFNTVVLIVGVVLLSAFFGLLLALLLDRAFLGRGIVRTLLITPFLVTPVAAALIWKTTILDPNNGILNWVLSLVGIGKVDWIGQFPLAMVMVELIWQWTPFMMLLILAGLQSMPRDILEAGRVDGAGAFALFRELTLPHLRRFIELGVVLGAIYLMNTFDAIYMMTQGGPGIASANLPFYIYQRAFLGFDMGQAAAMGVVVVIFTIIIANFALRLIFKSFTGKEEAA
- a CDS encoding ABC transporter ATP-binding protein; its protein translation is MASITYNNASCIYEGSDKLAVDSLNLDIADGEFIVLVGPSGSGKSTALRMLAGLEEIDEGTIEIGGKNMVGVPSKDRDIAMVFQNYALYPNKTVAENMGFALKLRGVPADERRRKVEEAAKILDLTEFLDRKPAKLSGGQRQRVAMGRAIVREPQVFCMDEPLSNLDAKLRVQTRTQIAALQRRLGTTTVYVTHDQVEAMTMGDRVAVLRFGKLQQFASPNDLYDKPANAFVAGFIGSPAMNLVTLPIAPDGVKVGDSTLELERDQLTKLSEAGLSEVTFGIRPEQLEITESGGVEVVVDLVEDLGSEAYVYTHAGSGVELVARCNPRSAPRLADTVRVRRHPEGAVHLFHPETGERIN
- a CDS encoding carbohydrate ABC transporter permease encodes the protein MTTHPVVGSTEKTTAAAEPVAKPKKKSGKFSVWGVVAWLVGLGFFFPVFWMILTSFKQEGDAATSPPKLFFTPTLDQYGAVFDQGIGPSMLNSLFATGLSTILVLLLGTPAAFALSLRPVRKTQDALFFFMSTKMLPIVAVILPLYVIVSNIGLLDNIWALVVLYTAMNLPIAVWMMRSFFLEVPGELLEAASLDGASLWRSVREVILPLVSPGIAATALICVIFAWNEFFFAVNLTAVNAQTMPVYLVGFIAGEGQYWAVLSAAATMAALPVILCGWIAQNKLVRGLSFGAIK
- a CDS encoding ABC transporter substrate-binding protein is translated as MRALRRLAAGLATVGLTLTAGCSGAGSLGASDNEVTIAMVSNSQMTDARDLSSEFEAANPGTKLKFVTLSENQARAKITMSAAMGGSEFDVVMISNFETPQWAKDGWLRNLSEYAAQTPGYDEGDFISSLRESLSYEGDMYSVPFYGESSFLMYRKDLFEQAGITVDQSPDYQPTWQEVAQWADTLKTDDRAGICLRGKPGWGEVLAPLDTVINTFGGRWFDEQWNAQLNSPKVREAVNFYVDLVKRSGELGAAATGFQECANLFGQGQTAMWYDATSAVSVLEDPQEYPELVGKIGYLPAPIVEKPNSGWLYTWALGIPKAAKNPDGAWKFISWMTSKDYMKLVGEKLGWARVPPGSRTSTYTELPEYEKISQSYGPLTLRSIESATPDQPTVQPVPYTGIQFVGIPEFQDLGTRVSQQISAAIAGQKSVDEALDQAQQYAEVVGRTYQEK
- a CDS encoding ATP-dependent DNA ligase, producing the protein MDRFGRVKLTNPDKVLYPATGTTKAEVFDYYVNVAAAMVPHIAGRACTRKRWPNGVEESSFFEKQLASSAPDWLERGSITHKSGTTTYPIINSAEALAWIAQQASLEVHVPQWRFVKTWSRDGGAEQTPGLATRVVFDLDPGEGVTFRQLCEVAHEVRELITGIGLTTFPLTSGSKGLHLYVPLEKPISSSGASVLARRIAVQLEKAMPKRVTATMTKSLRTGKVFVDWSQNNGNKTTIAPYSLRGRDEPTVAAPRTWDEIEDPDLRHLRFDEVLERLDRDGDLLADMDADAPVADALSTYRSMRDAGKTPEPVPNTAPITGNDDFFVIQEHHARRLHYDFRLERDGVLVSWAIPKNLPDTPSVNHLAVHTEDHPLEYGTFEGEIPRGEYGGGKVIVWDSGTYEAEKFRDPGVNDEKPLDRNGPDKGEVIITLHGKKVTGRYALIQTNGKNWIAHRTKEQPGPATVGDLQPMLATEGSIAKLKATQWAFEGKWDGYRVLLEARHGELSLRSRRGRDVTAEFPQFAALAADLADHHVILDGEAVALDQNGVPSFSEIQNRARSTRVEYWAFDILHLDGRSLLKAKYSDRRRLLEALAEGGGVIVKDTLPGDGPDALEYARAQRWEGVVAKKRDSTYQPGRRSSSWIKDKLWNTQEVVIGGWRQGEGGRSSGIGALVLGIPAEGGLQFVGRVGTGFTDKALASLKATLKPLETDESPFNERLPRQDAKGVTFVRPELVGEVRYSERTSDDRLRQASWRGLRPDKEPDEVTWESPT
- a CDS encoding sugar-binding transcriptional regulator; the protein is MTRSNGEVAGAVARSGSTPDDIRLALRAATMYYLDGLTQAEIASRLGVSRPTAGRLVARAKAKGLVRIEVAVPPEMTEDLHAEEERELERRFGLTEAVVAGHGVEIGAPGRPASYASVGRAAAALLMRRLSPDDVLGFTWGPEQVAVASALTPGVASCRAVVQLDGAMSTAAYQTGTEFILTRAGDTLRATTLRLPAPLYADPSTVASMRNDSVISRTLEAGRHADLMLFGVGAVSTSTTLFEGSFLDTRMLDELVSLGAVGEIGGRFFDAHGAPVVTELQQRAVSVPLEDIRNCDKTLLISSGATKYHATLGALRGKLAKLLVCDIDCAHWLLSQ
- a CDS encoding NAD(P)-dependent alcohol dehydrogenase, whose translation is MRAAVLVEPGRIELQDRPVPRPDPGDVLIRVSSVGVCGSDTHYYRHGRIGDFVVTAPLVLGHEAAGTIVDVGAGVDPARVGQRVSIEPQRPDPDSEETRRGHYNLCPHMRFFATPPVDGALSDYVTIGAEFAHPIPDTMTDEAAALCEPLSVGIASIRKAGVDGRSRVLIAGAGPIGIVLTQVARAYGATDIIVSDPDAARRDRALSFGATEVLDPTAGPLPDLGVDAFIDASGAQSAVADGIRAVRPAGNVVLVGLGAENMELPVQVIQNRELVLTGVFRYANTWPTAIALVESGRVDLDAMVTARFPLESTAEALDADRTPGSVKTVVTVS